The Scomber scombrus chromosome 22, fScoSco1.1, whole genome shotgun sequence genome has a window encoding:
- the LOC134004365 gene encoding T-cell ecto-ADP-ribosyltransferase 1-like, with product MDPSRLILITVGLVAVGFLQLVTSLSVPLDMAPQAVDDMYDGCSEKMEKKVKDVYFNKENKKLFKVSWGQAKHCANKPHPEDEALSKNNMQAICAYSNIIFKEFSAAVRTSKNFYGSSFPFHSLHFWLTTAIQIMKTKQGCHITYRRTGIEFTGTVNSIIRFGMFASSSKRKDLTQFGDETCFEIETCSGAYLKDYPVRGTDEEEVLIPPYETFKITQIYEGKGKFKPLPDCKKVFILKSQRNNVSNLNCKVAN from the exons ATGGATCCTTCCCGTCTAATCCTCATCACTGTCGGTCTTGTTGCTGTAGGATTCCTGCAGCTTGTG ACCTCTCTATCAGTCCCACTGGACATGGCTCCTCAAGCTGTTGATGACATGTACGACGGCTGCAGTGAGAAAATGGAGAAGAAGGTCAAAGATGTCTATTTTAATAAAGAGaataagaaattatttaaagtATCCTGGGGTCAAGCAAAACATTGTGCAAACAAACCTCACCCAGAGGATGAGGCTCTCTCCAAAAACAACATGCAGGCAATCTGTGCTTattcaaacattatttttaaggAATTCAGTGCAGCAGTCCGTACCAGTAAGAACTTCTACGGCAGCTCCTTCCCATTCCACTCTTTACATTTCTGGCTGACTACTGCCATACAAATCATGAAAACCAAACAAGGCTGTCACATTACTTATAGAAGAACTGGAATAGAGTTCACCGGCACAGTTAACAGCATCATTCGGTTTGGTATGTTTGCCTCCAGCTCTAAAAGAAAAGATCTTACACAATTTGGTGATGAGACTTGCTTTGAAATAGAGACGTGTTCAGGAGCCTATCTGAAGGATTATCCAGTCCGTGGAactgatgaggaggaggtgctCATCCCTCCCTATGAAACATTCAAGATAACCCAAATTTATGAAGGTAAGGGTAAATTTAAACCTCTGCCTGACTGTAAGAAggtctttattttgaaaagtcaACGAAACAATGTGAGTAACCTAAACTGCAAAGTTGCAAACTAA
- the calua gene encoding LOW QUALITY PROTEIN: calumenin-A (The sequence of the model RefSeq protein was modified relative to this genomic sequence to represent the inferred CDS: deleted 2 bases in 1 codon): MSRYSGQVFGTGQLFGRISLRMIRPLLMCFVLCVVYGSSKPTETKKDRVHHEEPLSSLEHDDAKNHDYDHEAFLGQDEAKTFENLSPEESRRRLGIIVGKMDSNEDGLVSEEELKLWIRSAHQKHIHGSVEQQWHDFDLNHDGRISWDEYKNVTYGTYLEDPQADAHFDYGHMMARDERRFKVADSNADLLADRAEFAAFLHPEDHEHMRDVVVQVEDIDKNGDGFIDLKEYIGDMFTTQDAEGEEPDWVASEREQFSEFRDKNKDGKMDREETLDWILPSGYDNAEAEAKHLVHESDANQDGKLTKEEILDKFDIFVGSQATDFGEALMHHDEF, translated from the exons ATGTCCCGTTACAGCGGCCAGGTGTTCGGTACCGGACAG CTCTTCGGTAGAATCTCTCTCAGGATGATCCGTCCTCTGCTCATGTGCTTCGTGCTCTGCGTCGTTTACGGCAGCAGCAAACCGACGGAGACCAAGAAAGATCGCGTTCATCACGAGGAGCCTCTGAGCAGCCTGGAGCACGACGACGCCAAGAACCACGACTACGACCACGAAGCCTTCCTGGGACAAGACGAAGCCAAGACCTTCGAAAACCTGTCGCCTGAAGAGAGCCGGCGCCGCCTGGG CATCATCGTAGGGAAGATGGACAGTAACGAGGACGGCTTGGTGTCTGAGGAGGAGCTGAAGCTGTGGATCCGCAGCGCTCATCAGAAGCACATCCACGGCAGCGTGGAGCAGCAGTGGCACGACTTCGACCTGAACCACGACGGACGCATCAGCTGGGACGAGTACAAGAACGTCACATACGGGACTTACCTGG AAGACCCGCAGGCCGACGCCCACTTCGACTACGGTCACATGATGGCGAGGGACGAGCGGCGCTTCAAGGTGGCCGACAGCAACGCAGACCTGCTGGCAGACAGAGCCGAGTTCGCTGCCTTCCTGCATCCTGAAGACCACGAACACATGAGAGACGTGGTGGTGCAGGTGG AAGACATCGATAAGAACGGCGACGGCTTCATCGACCTGAAGGAATACATCG GCGACATGTTCACCACCCAGGAC GCAGAAGGGGAGGAGCCTGACTGGGTGGCGTCGGAGCGGGAACAGTTCTCTGAGTTCAGAGACAAGAACAAAGACGGGAAGATGGACCGAGAGGAAACTCTGGACTGGATCCTTCCGTCCGGCTACGACAACGCCGAGGCCGAGGCCAAACACCTGGTGCACGAGAGCGACGCCAACCAG GACGGGAAGCTCACCAAGGAGGAAATCCTCGACAAGTTCGACATCTTCGTCGGCAGCCAGGCGACGGACTTCGGAGAAGCTTTGATGCATCACGACGAGTTTTAG
- the opn1sw1 gene encoding opsin-1, short-wave-sensitive 1 produces the protein MGKYFHLYENISKVSPYEGPQYYLAPMWAFYTQTIFMGFVLFAGLPLNLVVLLAAAKYKKLQAPLNFILINISFAGFIFVTFSVSQVFVSTMRGYYFLGPTLCAMESAMGSIAGLVTAWSLAVLSFERYLVICKPFGAFKFSSNHAMGAVAFTWFMGIGCAIPPFFGWSRYIPEGLGCSCGPDWYTHNEEFHCSSYTNFLMVTCFILPLSIIIFSYSQLLGALRAVAAQQTESASTQKAEKEVSRMIIVMVGSFITCYGPYAIAALYFAYSTDENKDYRLVTIPAFFSKSSCVYNPLIYAFMNKQFNACIMEMVFGKTMDDASELSSKTEASSVSTAS, from the exons ATGGGGAAATACTTCCACCTGTATGAGAACATCTCCAAGGTGAGTCCCTACGAGGGGCCGCAGTACTACCTGGCCCCCATGTGGGCCTTCTACACGCAGACCATCTTCATGGGCTTCGTGCTGTTTGCCGGTTTGCCGTTAAACCTCGTGGTCCTGCTGGCGGCCGCCAAGTACAAGAAGCTGCAGGCGCCTCTGAACTTCATCCTCATCAACATCTCCTTCGCCGGCTTCATCTTCGTCACCTTCTCCGTCAGCCAGGTGTTCGTCTCCACCATGAGAGGGTACTACTTCCTGGGTCCCACGCTCTGCGCCATGGAGTCCGCCATGGGGTCCATAGCAG GTCTGGTCACGGCCTGGTCTCTGGCGGTCCTGTCCTTTGAGCGGTACCTGGTCATCTGTAAACCTTTTGGAGCCTTTAAGTTCAGCAGCAACCACGCTATGGGTGCGGTCGCCTTCACCTGGTTCATGGGGATCGGCTGTGCCATCCCGCCCTTCTTCGGCTGGAGCAG GTACATCCCTGAGGGTCTGGGCTGCTCCTGTGGACCGGACTGGTACACCCACAACGAGGAGTTCCACTGCAGCAGCTACACCAACTTCCTGATGGTGACGTGCTTCATCCTTCCGCTCAGCATCATCATCTTCTCCTACTCGCAGCTGCTGGGAGCTCTGCGCGCG GTGGCGGCCCAGCAGACGGAGTCGGCCTCCACGCAGAAGGCGGAGAAGGAGGTGTCTCGGATGATCATCGTGATGGTGGGCTCCTTCATCACCTGCTACGGCCCGTACGCCATCGCCGCGCTCTACTTCGCCTACTCCACCGACGAGAACAAAGACTACCGGCTCGTCACCATCCCGGCCTTCTTCTCCAAAAGCTCCTGCGTGTACAACCCTCTGATCTACGCCTTCATGAACAAACAG TTTAACGCCTGCATCATGGAGATGGTGTTCGGGAAGACGATGGACGACGCATCCGAACTTTCTTCAAAGACTGAAGCGTCTTCAGTGTCCACAGCTTCTTAA